TAATGTAACTTCACATACAATGATAGCTCTACACGGAACCTGGAAACCATCAGAAACAATAGACGATCAGGGAGATTTCTTCATATGGGGTGAGTCGTCTACAGCTTCCACTATCAAACGCCGGGGCCGCCCTCCAAAATTATCTGCCGGCAAACCCCGCCCCCATCCATTTCAGGTTGCACATGAAGACCTGAAAATGGTGATAGAACTCCTGGAAGTTATCAATGGCAACATTACCAGTACCAAGACCCACAAGGATGATGTGCTTTTATCTCTTCCTACATTATCCAGGTCGCCCCAGGCTTCACCCGATCTACTAAAAGATAATGGCAATGAGAGCCCTGAAGAGCCAGTGGGTTTAATACCATGGAAAATCGAAGGTTTAAGCATCCCACCCGAAAACGCAATATCACTACTTAGCTCACTATCGGGAGCATGGATAGAACATGACAGCACAGTCATAGGAACCGATCTGAGGTTCTGGAGTAACGTTTCAAAATTTTCACTGGAACTGCTGTCAAAACAACATTTTGTTCCCGGTATAGTCGTTTCTGAGAACGGTGAGGTATTTCCCAGATGGCAGTACATGCTGAATGATGACGACGACAGAATGCACTTTTCAATGCTTACAAAGTCAATGCCACCTGTGTGCAGGGCACTCCTCCAGAATAAGGTTCCAAATTTCCAGAAAGCATTCCTATCGGATTTCCTCAATAGTGCCATTAACGACTGTATCCAAAACTGGATGTCGATCTCAGAGATCAGATCAAAAAAACCAGGCATCTCTGAAGTATGGTTACAATCCCTTACAACCGGAGAACCGTTACAAGTCAATAGATCAATGCTTAAAAACCTTTCAAAGGGATTACAATTGTGGGAAGCCCCGATACACGAAATTGAAAAATCAGGATTTCGCACATCCTTTCGTCTTGAGCCCCCAGTTGAAGAAGAGTCGGATTTCTGGAACCTACGGTATTTTCTCCAGGCTTCGGATGACCCCAGCCTGCTTGTACCTGCCGGGAACGTCTGGAGAGAGTCAAAAGATACACTTAATTTCCTAAACCGCAAATTCGACCATCCCCAGGAAAAACTTCTTGCCGATCTAGGGAAGGCCTCCCGCCTGTACCCCCGGATAGAGGACAGTCTCCATTCTCCAAGACCCACTGCAGCCCAGCTCACCACGCAGCAGGCATATACCTTTTTAAAAGAGGCTGTACCTTTATTTACAGAGAGCGGATTCGGGGTCCTTATCCCTCCATGGTGGAAAAAAGGGGCATCAGATTCGAAGCTTGGCGTATCATTAAATGTTAAGCCAAAGCAAGATCCTAAAAACAGCAAGAAATTGTTCGGTTTTAACTCGATCATCCAGTATGACTGGAAGCTTGCTCTTGGCGGTGAGCCTGTAAGTGAAGAGGAATTTGCAAATCTTGTAAATCTCAAAGAGCCGCTTGTGCGTATCAGGGGAGAATGGGTAGAGGTCAAAAAAGAAGATATCGCAGCTGCCATTAAGTTCTTCAAATCAAAAAAATCAGGTGAAATGAAACTGGATGAAGCCCTAAGACTGAGCGCAGGACTGGGAGAATCAGAAATTGGCCTTCCGGTTGGTGGATTTAATGCATCAGGTGTGTTATCAGAGCTGTTCGAGCGTTTATCAGGCAGAACAGGAATAGATGAGCTGACACAGCCTGGTGATTTTGTAGGTGAACTTCGCCCTTATCAGGTCAGGGGCTTCTCATGGCTTACGTTTTTGCGGCAGTACGGGCTTGGAGCATGTCTTGCTGATGATATGGGTCTTGGCAAGACCATACAGCTTCTTGCCCTGCTTATAAAGGATAAAGAGGAAGGTGTTAAAAAACCCACTCTTTTGATCTGTCCTACCTCCGTTGTCGGGAACTGGTATCGGGAAGCGCAAAAGTTTGCGCCGTCCCTCAGGGTTATGATACATCACGGCACAGCCCGGATCAGGACAAATAAATTCTATTCTGAAGCTGTCAAGTTTGACATGGTGATCAGTACCTATGCCCTTGCCCACAGGGATGAGGAGATGTTCAAAAAGGTGGATTGGAGCGGGGTTGTGCTGGATGAAGCGCAAAACATCAAGAACCAGTTCACAAAGCAATCCCAGGCTGTGCGCAAGATCAAATCAGACTACCGCGTGGCTCTTACAGGCACACCTGTTGAGAACCGTTTATCAGAGCTCTGGTCTATTATGGAGTTTTTAAATCCGGGCTACCTTGGCTCGGCAGAAGGCTTTAGGAGGGGTTTTGCACTGCCCATTGAACGGTATAATGATAAAGATGCAGGCATGAAACTTCGAAGTATCGTTTCGCCATTTATCCTGCGCCGCCTCAAGACCGACCCGACCATCATAACAGACCTTCCTGATAAGATCGAGACTAAAGTCTACTGCAACCTTACAAAAGAGCAGGCTACACTCTATGAGGCTGTTGTTAAAGATGTCCTTATGAGGATCGAGAGCTCAGAAGGAATTGAAAGAAAGGGAATTATATTATCGGCACTTACAAGGCTAAAACAGGTATGCAATCACCCGGCGCAGTTCCTGGATGACGGTTCGGCACTGCCGGGGCGCTCAGGCAAGTTGAACCGGATTGCTGAGATGATGGAAGAGGTGATTGCCGAAGATGCTGCTGCCCTGGTCTTTACCCAGTTCGCAGTGATGGGCAATATGCTTAAAACGCATCTCCAGCATGTCTTTGGCCAGGAGGTGCTCTTTTTACATGGCGGAGTATCCCAGAAACAGAGGGACCGGATAGTTATGAGATTTTCTGAAAAGGGCGGACCACGGATATTCATACTTTCGCTTAAAGCAGGCGGGGTGGGCCTCAACCTTACCCGTGCCAGTCATGTGTTCCACTTTGACCGCTGGTGGAACCCTGCTGTTGAGAACCAGGCGACAGACCGGGCATTCAGGATCGGGCAGACCAAGAACGTACAGGTTCACAAGTTTGTCTGCGAAGGGACCCTTGAAGAAAGGATAGATGAGATGATCGAGGATAAGAAAGCACTTGCAGAGAACGTCATAGGTGCGGGAGAAGGGTGGCTGACAGAGATGTCAACCGAGCAGTTGAAGGATCTATTTGCATTGAGGCAAGCGACGGTAATAGATGAATAATGGAATGAGTAAATTTGCAATTTATCATATATAGTTTAATCATGACTAAGATAATCAACCACAGAGAGCACAGAGGACACAGAGAGTTGTTGTTTTACTCTGTGTTCTCTGTGTTCTCTGTGCCCTCTGTGGTTTTTTGAACCATTGCAGAAGATAATAATAATAAAAAGTCTATGAAATATTAACGGAAAGTTGAACAATGAGCTGGCGTAATGACTTCTGGGGCGGCTATGCCCCTTCAAAGCCAATAGAAGTGGAAGGCGGTATCAAAGCCAAAAGCAAGAGGGGCAGTATAGGGGATACCTGGTGGTCAAAACGCTGGGTAAGTGTCCTGGAATCCTTTGGCTGGAGCAACCGGCTTGAGCGGGGAAGACGGTATGCCAGAAAAGGCCAGGTGCTTGATTTTGAACTTTCAACCGGAAAGGTTGAGGCAACTGTCCAGGGTTCTGTACGCAAACCTTATTTTGTCACAATTGAGATCAAACCGATCACAAAAGGGGCATGGGATCATGTAATAGAGGAGATGTCGCAGAAGGCCATATTTGCGGCAAAACTTCTTGCAGGTGAAATGCCGGATGATATTGAGGATGCTTTTGAAGCAGCAGATGTGTCACTGTTCCCTGAAAGGTCAAAGGATATAAAAACGCACTGCTCATGCCCGGACAGTGCAAATCCATGCAAACATATTGCTGCACTTTATTATATCTTAGCGGAAGAATTTGACCGCGACCCTTTCATGATCTTTGAATTGCGGGGCCGGACAAAGGATGATATTACTGCGGCTCTTCGCAAACAGCGCACTGTGGATGTTCAAAGCCCGCCTGAACAAGAGACTCTTACGGCTGATGAGGATGCTGAAGAAGAAGAAGCTGCTTTGTCTATGGATGATTTCTGGGAGGCGGGAGAGAGCGAATCTTTTTCAGTTAGTATATCGCCGCCTGATGTGTCTGCTGCGGTTATCAAACGGCTGGGAACACCACAATTCTGGGACAGCAAGGAGGATTTTGTAGAGAAAATGGGCGGGTATTATGATGAGATCAGCAGGCGCGCTATTGAGACTGCTTATGGTGAAAAAACAGGGGCGAAGAAGAGGAAATAGGATGCGGAGATTTCTTAGTGGGTCGGCTAACAATTTAAATTTCCTTGAAAAGGAAAGCCAAATATGGATTTAAATCAAAAACGAAGGATTTATTTAGTTACTCACAATAATTATTAAATGGCCTCTATGGATTCAAACTAAAGCTTGATGATATTATATGAAATTGTCAGTGTTCAATCTGAAAACAGCCTGTCATGAATCGCTGGTTTAACTAAAAGAAGAGTACTATGTCCAAATTACCTATTATCACATTAACCGAATCAAAACCCACGCCGCTTATACGGGATTTTGCCACATTTTGCCAGTACATAAAAACGCATAAGATAATCTTAACTGCGACCAATGAGTTCATATCTGGAAAACACTTATACGAACTGAACCAGAAGATGACTGATCCTCTGCCAGATACTACTACACGAACTTACCAGACCTTGTACCCTCTTTTGCACTTGTTGTTCCATATGGCCTTAGCAGGAAAATTGTTCAGGAAGTTTCCTGGAAAAGGCAGTAAATTTGTTTTGAAACCAACAGAACGACTTTTGTTGTATGAGGAATTGAAGCCCGCTGAGAAATATTTTTTCCTGCTTGAGACCTTCTGGGTAGATGCCGATTGGAAAAAGCTGCAAGCAGGATACTTCGGTCATTCACCCATGAATACCGTTTCTGGTGTTTTGGAATTTTTAAGCAAACAACAACCTGAAAAGAAAATTCAGGTAAAGGTCAATAGGGATTCTCATATATACATGATGTTTTTGCACTGGGAATATTTCTTACACTATTTTTCTTTCTTTGGTTTCTGGGAAGTAACTCGTGATAAAGATTTAGTTGCACAGCAGGAGCCTAAACGTTTATTTAGAGCAGAATCAATAACACCTTCAACTTTCGGTGTGACCATATCTGAAATCTTAAGTGAAGCAAGGAATTTGTATTACTGGAATTTACCATTCCGTCGCAAAATGGGTGAATGGAAAGCAATACCCGGTTCTGCATGCTATGATGAGAACACAAAGAGATTTTTAAAAATCAAGCCAAAGAGTAATAAGTCAAAAACTTCCATTGAAATTGATAAGGGAAAAACTGGCGATCCATTCTTCCTGCCTTTTATTCCACTTTTTACTGAAGGAGAATTGCAAAAATCTCTTCCACGGGAGGAAGTTAAATTTGTGGATGGAACTTATGTTTTCAAGGCATCCCTTGCTAAAAACCTCTGGAGAACTATTGAAATATCTGCAGATCACACCTTGCTTGACCTGCATAATTCAATTCGGATGGCCTATCGTTTCGATGATGATCATCTTTATTCT
This window of the ANME-2 cluster archaeon genome carries:
- a CDS encoding plasmid pRiA4b ORF-3 family protein; the protein is MTDPLPDTTTRTYQTLYPLLHLLFHMALAGKLFRKFPGKGSKFVLKPTERLLLYEELKPAEKYFFLLETFWVDADWKKLQAGYFGHSPMNTVSGVLEFLSKQQPEKKIQVKVNRDSHIYMMFLHWEYFLHYFSFFGFWEVTRDKDLVAQQEPKRLFRAESITPSTFGVTISEILSEARNLYYWNLPFRRKMGEWKAIPGSACYDENTKRFLKIKPKSNKSKTSIEIDKGKTGDPFFLPFIPLFTEGELQKSLPREEVKFVDGTYVFKASLAKNLWRTIEISADHTLLDLHNSIRMAYRFDDDHLYSFFMDGKLWSHECFTSPNDDQGICVDEVRIGELGLFVGQNILYLYDYGDMWRFEVKLEEIITESPKPRKPQVIEKIGKAPEQYG
- a CDS encoding DEAD/DEAH box helicase, with protein sequence MIALHGTWKPSETIDDQGDFFIWGESSTASTIKRRGRPPKLSAGKPRPHPFQVAHEDLKMVIELLEVINGNITSTKTHKDDVLLSLPTLSRSPQASPDLLKDNGNESPEEPVGLIPWKIEGLSIPPENAISLLSSLSGAWIEHDSTVIGTDLRFWSNVSKFSLELLSKQHFVPGIVVSENGEVFPRWQYMLNDDDDRMHFSMLTKSMPPVCRALLQNKVPNFQKAFLSDFLNSAINDCIQNWMSISEIRSKKPGISEVWLQSLTTGEPLQVNRSMLKNLSKGLQLWEAPIHEIEKSGFRTSFRLEPPVEEESDFWNLRYFLQASDDPSLLVPAGNVWRESKDTLNFLNRKFDHPQEKLLADLGKASRLYPRIEDSLHSPRPTAAQLTTQQAYTFLKEAVPLFTESGFGVLIPPWWKKGASDSKLGVSLNVKPKQDPKNSKKLFGFNSIIQYDWKLALGGEPVSEEEFANLVNLKEPLVRIRGEWVEVKKEDIAAAIKFFKSKKSGEMKLDEALRLSAGLGESEIGLPVGGFNASGVLSELFERLSGRTGIDELTQPGDFVGELRPYQVRGFSWLTFLRQYGLGACLADDMGLGKTIQLLALLIKDKEEGVKKPTLLICPTSVVGNWYREAQKFAPSLRVMIHHGTARIRTNKFYSEAVKFDMVISTYALAHRDEEMFKKVDWSGVVLDEAQNIKNQFTKQSQAVRKIKSDYRVALTGTPVENRLSELWSIMEFLNPGYLGSAEGFRRGFALPIERYNDKDAGMKLRSIVSPFILRRLKTDPTIITDLPDKIETKVYCNLTKEQATLYEAVVKDVLMRIESSEGIERKGIILSALTRLKQVCNHPAQFLDDGSALPGRSGKLNRIAEMMEEVIAEDAAALVFTQFAVMGNMLKTHLQHVFGQEVLFLHGGVSQKQRDRIVMRFSEKGGPRIFILSLKAGGVGLNLTRASHVFHFDRWWNPAVENQATDRAFRIGQTKNVQVHKFVCEGTLEERIDEMIEDKKALAENVIGAGEGWLTEMSTEQLKDLFALRQATVIDE